One Oncorhynchus masou masou isolate Uvic2021 chromosome 27, UVic_Omas_1.1, whole genome shotgun sequence genomic window carries:
- the LOC135516369 gene encoding myb/SANT-like DNA-binding domain-containing protein 1 isoform X1, with translation MAAEESFSYLIPGHSEKHRRARNWTDAEMKGLLYVWEQNVAELKKCKRNAKIYEKMAQRFFELTGEQRHREEIKMKITNMSFQYRQVKMKCTTNGSGGTPDWPYYKAIEKLLTKTDDNGTMNSFELQSPGPSTSTEASMSHAEGLPTGFLPEYTGSSDEMEMRKDLIGWESSGSLHSGLPCPDSHPAPAKRKKVHQHLSLKRRKLKVMEAMLQEQRKVSRAVEETCREVRRVMHQQNFLQVQSLQLQERMMNLLEKMIQPLTVPTPAWGAAAQPGVKEPGQG, from the exons ATGGCTGCAGAGGAGAGTTTTAGTTACCTCATTCCGGGCCACAGCGAGAAGCACAGAAGGGCCCGAAACTGGACCGATGCAGAGATGAAGGGGCTTCTGTATGTATGGGAACAGAATGTCGCCGAGCTGAAGAAATGTAAGAGGAACGCCAAGATCTACGAGAAGATGGCCCAGAGGTTCTTTGAGCTCACTGGAGAACAACGCCACCGGGAGGAGATAAAGATGAAAATCACCAACATGTCTTTCCAGTACAGGCAAGT GAAAATGAAGTGCACAACCAATGGGAGCGGTGGGACACCCGACTGGCCGTACTACAAAGCAATAGAGAAGCTCCTCACCAAGACTGACGACAATGGAACTATGAACTCGTTTGAGCTCCAGTCTCCTggcccctccacctccacagaggCCTCGATGTCCCATGCAGAGGGCCTCCCCACGGGCTTCCTTCCGGAGTACACAGGCTCCTCGGATGAGATGGAGATGAGGAAGGACCTGATTGGATGGGAGAGCTCTGGCAGCCTGCACTCTGGACTTCCCTGTCCCGA TTCCCACCCGGCGCCGGCCAAGAGGAAGAAAGTGCACCAGCACCTGTCTCTGAAGCGGCGGAAGCTGAAGGTGATGGAGGCCATGCTGCAAGAGCAGCGGAAGGTGAGCCGGGCGGTGGAGGAGACGTGCCGCGAGGTGCGCCGCGTCATGCACCAGCAGAACTTCCTCCAGGTGCAGAGCCTGCAGCTCCAGGAGCGCATGATGAACCTGCTGGAGAAGATGATCCAGCCACTGACGGTCCCCACGCCAGCCTGGGGTGCTGCTGCCCAGCCTGGGGTCAAAGAGCCAGGCCAGGGATAA
- the LOC135516369 gene encoding myb/SANT-like DNA-binding domain-containing protein 1 isoform X2, with product MAAEESFSYLIPGHSEKHRRARNWTDAEMKGLLYVWEQNVAELKKCKRNAKIYEKMAQRFFELTGEQRHREEIKMKITNMSFQYRKMKCTTNGSGGTPDWPYYKAIEKLLTKTDDNGTMNSFELQSPGPSTSTEASMSHAEGLPTGFLPEYTGSSDEMEMRKDLIGWESSGSLHSGLPCPDSHPAPAKRKKVHQHLSLKRRKLKVMEAMLQEQRKVSRAVEETCREVRRVMHQQNFLQVQSLQLQERMMNLLEKMIQPLTVPTPAWGAAAQPGVKEPGQG from the exons ATGGCTGCAGAGGAGAGTTTTAGTTACCTCATTCCGGGCCACAGCGAGAAGCACAGAAGGGCCCGAAACTGGACCGATGCAGAGATGAAGGGGCTTCTGTATGTATGGGAACAGAATGTCGCCGAGCTGAAGAAATGTAAGAGGAACGCCAAGATCTACGAGAAGATGGCCCAGAGGTTCTTTGAGCTCACTGGAGAACAACGCCACCGGGAGGAGATAAAGATGAAAATCACCAACATGTCTTTCCAGTACAG GAAAATGAAGTGCACAACCAATGGGAGCGGTGGGACACCCGACTGGCCGTACTACAAAGCAATAGAGAAGCTCCTCACCAAGACTGACGACAATGGAACTATGAACTCGTTTGAGCTCCAGTCTCCTggcccctccacctccacagaggCCTCGATGTCCCATGCAGAGGGCCTCCCCACGGGCTTCCTTCCGGAGTACACAGGCTCCTCGGATGAGATGGAGATGAGGAAGGACCTGATTGGATGGGAGAGCTCTGGCAGCCTGCACTCTGGACTTCCCTGTCCCGA TTCCCACCCGGCGCCGGCCAAGAGGAAGAAAGTGCACCAGCACCTGTCTCTGAAGCGGCGGAAGCTGAAGGTGATGGAGGCCATGCTGCAAGAGCAGCGGAAGGTGAGCCGGGCGGTGGAGGAGACGTGCCGCGAGGTGCGCCGCGTCATGCACCAGCAGAACTTCCTCCAGGTGCAGAGCCTGCAGCTCCAGGAGCGCATGATGAACCTGCTGGAGAAGATGATCCAGCCACTGACGGTCCCCACGCCAGCCTGGGGTGCTGCTGCCCAGCCTGGGGTCAAAGAGCCAGGCCAGGGATAA